A region from the Alphaproteobacteria bacterium genome encodes:
- a CDS encoding DUF637 domain-containing protein, with protein sequence MLKLFRPQMLLINNKGNILGALEDMGSSANLKQLAISVVSAEISQAAVNQFGLTQAAGTSLVDKLNYNITTSAINNTVSNVVNGNGLTHGLGNVLLGSVSTSLGEQATQYVGALWELGYVDPVSHLVLHGAIGCATGVGLGGKCGAGALGAVIGEGVGDAAHQAGFTLDQSATIGQFSALGVAFLSGGDASSIQISNATALQAINFNLLLSKSTFAGEFLDEVGKNFSEGKELTGNLIAKNTPKSIKEAYGMFADGAEYTIGSGDLGLRLMFGDEQIDALYTYVGAKKDAAGNWLYDQFTPNQLEAVRMFASTYGPRFILDGTKGAKGIIGTLVNAESSLELGSESISAGTKIYRVYGENNIPLGQSWTTVDPAGIIDYRNLAGLPDLNTGRFVLEGTITDSTGITIRQALPLDGNVGGLSELLIPNAETQIKIDGVFGVNPKF encoded by the coding sequence ATGCTAAAACTATTCAGACCTCAAATGTTATTGATCAATAATAAGGGCAATATTCTTGGTGCGCTTGAAGATATGGGATCGTCGGCTAATTTAAAACAATTAGCGATCAGTGTGGTGAGTGCAGAAATTAGCCAGGCTGCTGTTAACCAATTTGGTTTAACGCAAGCAGCAGGTACCTCGCTTGTTGATAAACTAAACTATAACATCACCACATCCGCCATCAATAATACCGTCAGCAACGTTGTCAATGGCAATGGATTAACACACGGTCTGGGTAATGTATTACTAGGAAGCGTAAGCACTTCCTTAGGTGAACAAGCTACTCAGTATGTTGGCGCCCTATGGGAACTCGGCTACGTAGATCCTGTATCGCATTTGGTATTACACGGCGCTATTGGCTGCGCCACAGGTGTGGGTCTTGGTGGCAAGTGTGGCGCAGGTGCACTAGGTGCTGTGATTGGAGAAGGTGTAGGCGACGCGGCTCATCAAGCTGGTTTCACCTTAGATCAAAGCGCAACCATCGGCCAGTTTAGTGCTTTAGGTGTCGCTTTCTTAAGTGGTGGGGATGCAAGTTCAATACAGATATCTAATGCAACAGCACTACAGGCAATTAATTTCAACTTGCTGCTGTCGAAAAGCACATTTGCCGGTGAGTTCCTTGACGAAGTAGGTAAGAATTTTTCAGAAGGGAAAGAATTGACGGGCAATCTTATTGCTAAGAATACGCCGAAATCAATCAAAGAAGCTTATGGAATGTTTGCTGATGGTGCTGAATATACCATAGGTAGCGGTGATTTAGGCTTACGTCTCATGTTTGGTGATGAACAGATAGATGCGCTGTATACCTACGTGGGAGCTAAAAAAGACGCAGCAGGTAACTGGCTCTACGATCAATTTACACCGAACCAATTAGAAGCAGTCCGTATGTTTGCTTCTACTTATGGGCCTAGATTCATCTTGGATGGAACGAAGGGTGCAAAAGGAATTATTGGTACACTTGTTAATGCAGAAAGTAGCCTAGAATTAGGCTCAGAAAGTATTTCTGCTGGTACAAAGATATACCGAGTATATGGTGAAAATAATATTCCTTTAGGGCAATCCTGGACAACTGTCGACCCAGCCGGTATAATTGATTACAGGAACTTAGCTGGATTACCGGATCTTAACACCGGGCGATTTGTTTTGGAAGGAACCATTACGGATTCAACAGGGATAACAATAAGGCAAGCCCTTCCTCTTGATGGAAACGTTGGAGGTCTGAGTGAATTACTAATACCTAATGCAGAAACACAGATTAAAATAGATGGTGTTTTTGGAGTTAACCCTAAATTTTAA
- a CDS encoding immunity 53 family protein, which produces MKTDSALEWLMKWYQSHCNGDWEHEHSISIGTLSNPGWRVDIDLEKTCLDGVIYELSELSTSETDWFYIKIENNLFKGRADPSKLSFLLNMFKELVEKYT; this is translated from the coding sequence ATGAAAACTGATAGTGCACTAGAATGGCTCATGAAATGGTATCAATCACACTGTAACGGAGATTGGGAACATGAACACAGCATTAGTATCGGAACATTAAGTAATCCAGGCTGGAGAGTTGATATTGATTTGGAGAAGACATGTTTAGATGGAGTAATTTATGAGTTATCTGAGCTTAGTACGTCGGAAACTGATTGGTTTTATATAAAAATAGAAAATAATTTATTCAAAGGTAGAGCAGATCCCTCCAAATTATCTTTTCTATTGAATATGTTTAAGGAATTAGTAGAAAAGTATACTTAG
- the hemH gene encoding ferrochelatase, which yields MHNQKHGVLLINLGSPANPSPQAVKAYLDQFLMDPYVITLPYLLRCLLVKGIILNTRPKKSAANYQKIWTDQGSPLVAITQTLTNAVQHQVNVPVYMAMRYGEPSIQQSLTRLIEEDQCSHIHAIALYPQYAESTTLTAKTEVERIIHTFYPTVHISFKAPFYNDPHYLEAMTESSKHYFDEPYDHVLFSFHGLPVQHLVKADPSHAHCLKQANCCDMPNIAHETCYRHQSLATVKSLVANLGIPPHKYSTAFQSRLGKAKWLEPYTSETIKQLANNGIKRLLVMCPAFVADCLETIEEMGMQNRDIFIEHGGKELVLIPCLNDHPSWVKTITGWIQHIEK from the coding sequence ATGCACAATCAAAAACACGGTGTTTTGCTTATTAATCTTGGCTCTCCTGCTAATCCATCTCCGCAGGCCGTCAAGGCATACCTGGATCAGTTTTTGATGGATCCGTACGTTATCACTCTTCCTTACTTACTGCGCTGCTTGCTGGTAAAAGGCATCATCCTCAACACAAGACCTAAAAAATCGGCTGCCAACTATCAAAAGATATGGACTGACCAGGGTTCTCCACTTGTGGCAATCACCCAAACATTGACGAATGCCGTACAACACCAAGTTAATGTTCCTGTTTATATGGCCATGAGATATGGCGAACCCTCTATCCAGCAGTCGCTTACGCGCTTGATCGAAGAGGATCAATGCAGCCATATCCATGCTATTGCTCTTTATCCGCAATATGCCGAATCGACAACCTTAACCGCAAAGACAGAAGTGGAAAGGATCATCCATACATTTTATCCCACGGTCCATATTTCTTTCAAAGCTCCCTTTTACAATGACCCCCATTATCTGGAAGCCATGACAGAATCATCAAAACACTATTTCGATGAGCCTTATGACCATGTACTGTTTAGTTTCCACGGCTTGCCGGTTCAGCATCTCGTAAAAGCTGACCCATCCCACGCACATTGCCTGAAACAAGCCAATTGTTGTGATATGCCCAACATCGCCCATGAAACCTGCTACCGCCACCAATCACTGGCAACCGTAAAATCACTTGTAGCCAACCTTGGTATTCCGCCTCATAAATACAGCACCGCCTTTCAGTCACGGCTGGGAAAAGCAAAATGGCTTGAACCATACACATCAGAAACAATCAAACAATTAGCCAATAACGGGATTAAACGTTTACTGGTCATGTGTCCGGCCTTTGTTGCCGATTGTCTGGAAACAATCGAAGAAATGGGAATGCAGAATCGTGATATTTTTATCGAGCATGGAGGCAAAGAACTTGTGTTGATCCCATGCCTGAATGATCACCCCTCCTGGGTTAAGACGATTACGGGCTGGATTCAACACATTGAAAAATAG
- a CDS encoding DUF637 domain-containing protein: MTAETIINSASITDSQYGKSTFQTLQHQGTITAGNDVTLTANKDIVFQGGILNAGHNATLTSTGGDIIIGTTDLIRHTEGKYHKSTSTSDSIQRIGSELTTGNDLILSALSPNASIDGGGNITISGSVLDAGHDMNLDANNLNITSAADYYHSVYDGKSGGGGFMGGSFIHAEKELLTNKPSILTAGHTINASAADTIYIASSNLTANDEINLSANTLLFGAEKDVDYLSIQSSKDNGIMTTMIDQGHHIETVKQTKLQAGTVNLSANSFAVQYEGQSGETLTESVDRLKQEPGLEWLGQLQQQNNVAWEKVDPVYQEWYHKTTGLSAPAAAVIAIAVAAATGGTGATLIGAAGSSVSGLMANAAFSTLVTQASIALINNKGNILGALEDMGSSANLKQLAISVVSAGITGGISNHFDLSNVPGTTFTQKLSYNLVDSAVKQTVTNTINGDSLFAGYDKAAIGAIVMSIGAVAANEIGDAYKAGDISKATQLLAHAALGCGYATALGSNCGIGALSGVTGELIAEAYLGYELQSGISKEETDIIQNNGTQLASVAGAIAAFVAGGNADNINSGSSIASNAAENNALDAIWDSLFVAADGVKIGYGYFVDDDGLVKEGYFDLASDSLALAVPFLPAGSTRLVRVGDKVLASVNGAKKVNESVGNSIKDVKPDINNQESKPEGPYSSFKYDKDKNVYQYTTYEKTKTGHSNPIIKFDGGKPNGSQGMPHINKITKQPIPTPHMQGKTIPGGVRHPNANELPNNSRFK, encoded by the coding sequence ATGACAGCAGAAACCATCATCAACAGCGCCTCTATTACCGACAGCCAATATGGCAAGAGCACTTTCCAAACCCTGCAACATCAAGGCACTATTACCGCCGGCAATGATGTTACCCTGACAGCAAACAAAGACATCGTTTTCCAAGGCGGTATATTAAACGCAGGTCATAACGCCACCTTAACCTCAACAGGAGGCGACATCATCATCGGCACCACCGATTTAATCCGCCACACCGAAGGCAAATACCATAAAAGCACCTCCACCAGTGATTCGATCCAGCGCATTGGCTCAGAGCTCACGACCGGCAATGATCTGATCCTGAGTGCGTTGTCTCCAAACGCTAGCATAGATGGTGGTGGCAATATCACCATCAGCGGCAGTGTGCTGGATGCGGGTCATGATATGAACCTGGATGCCAATAACCTAAACATCACCTCCGCAGCCGATTATTATCACAGTGTCTATGATGGAAAAAGTGGTGGTGGTGGTTTCATGGGTGGATCGTTTATCCATGCAGAAAAGGAACTGCTTACCAACAAGCCTTCCATCCTCACAGCCGGTCACACCATCAACGCTAGTGCAGCCGATACCATCTATATCGCAAGCAGCAATCTAACAGCCAATGATGAGATCAACCTCAGCGCCAACACACTTTTATTTGGCGCAGAAAAGGATGTCGATTATCTCAGCATCCAATCATCCAAAGATAACGGCATCATGACCACCATGATTGACCAAGGCCATCATATTGAAACGGTGAAGCAAACCAAGCTTCAGGCCGGTACTGTAAACCTTAGTGCGAATTCATTCGCCGTGCAGTATGAAGGTCAAAGCGGTGAGACCTTAACCGAATCAGTCGACCGCCTCAAACAAGAACCCGGCCTTGAATGGCTCGGCCAACTCCAGCAACAAAATAACGTAGCCTGGGAAAAGGTCGATCCCGTTTATCAGGAATGGTACCACAAAACCACCGGACTTTCGGCACCTGCCGCTGCGGTGATTGCCATTGCGGTCGCTGCGGCAACGGGTGGAACGGGCGCTACCTTGATTGGTGCTGCAGGAAGTTCCGTATCAGGGCTTATGGCAAATGCCGCCTTCAGCACTCTAGTAACGCAAGCCAGCATTGCATTGATCAATAATAAGGGCAACATTCTTGGTGCGCTTGAAGATATGGGATCGTCGGCTAATTTAAAACAATTAGCGATCAGTGTGGTAAGCGCAGGCATCACCGGGGGTATCAGCAACCATTTTGACCTGAGTAATGTTCCAGGCACAACGTTTACCCAGAAGCTTAGCTATAACTTAGTGGACTCTGCAGTCAAACAGACCGTTACAAATACCATTAATGGCGATAGTTTATTTGCTGGTTATGATAAAGCTGCTATTGGTGCGATAGTTATGTCTATCGGTGCTGTCGCTGCCAATGAAATTGGTGATGCTTATAAGGCGGGTGATATATCAAAAGCCACCCAATTATTAGCCCATGCTGCACTTGGCTGTGGTTATGCTACGGCTCTTGGAAGTAATTGTGGTATCGGCGCATTAAGTGGGGTCACAGGCGAATTAATAGCTGAAGCCTACTTAGGCTATGAATTGCAAAGCGGAATCAGCAAAGAAGAAACGGATATTATCCAAAATAATGGCACCCAACTGGCTTCCGTAGCCGGAGCCATCGCCGCTTTCGTAGCGGGAGGCAATGCGGATAATATTAATTCCGGCTCCAGCATCGCCAGTAACGCTGCCGAAAATAATGCCTTGGATGCCATTTGGGATAGCTTGTTCGTAGCAGCGGATGGTGTTAAGATTGGGTATGGGTATTTTGTTGATGATGATGGACTTGTTAAAGAGGGGTATTTTGATTTAGCATCTGATTCGCTTGCACTGGCGGTGCCGTTTTTGCCAGCTGGCTCTACTAGGCTTGTTCGTGTCGGTGATAAGGTCTTAGCGAGTGTAAATGGAGCTAAGAAAGTAAATGAATCAGTCGGCAATTCTATAAAAGATGTTAAACCGGATATTAATAATCAGGAATCTAAACCAGAAGGGCCTTATTCTTCATTTAAATATGATAAGGATAAAAACGTGTATCAATATACAACCTATGAAAAAACGAAAACGGGACATTCTAATCCAATCATTAAATTTGATGGAGGAAAACCTAATGGAAGTCAGGGAATGCCGCATATTAATAAAATAACAAAACAACCTATACCTACCCCACATATGCAAGGAAAAACCATACCTGGCGGAGTCAGGCATCCTAATGCTAATGAACTACCAAATAATTCCCGTTTTAAATAA
- a CDS encoding deoxyribodipyrimidine photo-lyase gives MTKQPIHIAWFRRDLRISDNAALTHALNQKIPVVALYIFDEAAPIRPLGGASKWWLHHSLLSLESSLKTLGIPLLLKNGRADHIFKELIDDYAVTSVTWQFHHDPGMRLRDKQVADYLQQQGIQAQIFPGNTLWDPATILTKQKHPYAVFTPFWHTCTAQDQPQFPLSVPEAQTHTIVLSHSDRLDDWALVPSSPDWACGIKTMWNVGESAALAHVKHFISTALSHYHTNRDIPGIQGTSLLSPHLHFGEISVNQAWHAVQTNSILHPDNKLGADCFLRELGWREFCAYLLYHHPHLLEQPFQRGFQTFPWKDDPVAFRAWSRGLTGYPIVDAGMRQLWQTGWMHNRVRMIVGSFLTKHLLLPWQQGEAWFFDTLVDADLASNIGGWQWIAGCGADAAPYFRIFNPQLQSERFDPQGTYIKAYLPELANLPAPWIHKPWETPESILRQAGIELGKTYPPPIIEHSKARDRAMAAYQQMKRS, from the coding sequence ATGACTAAACAGCCTATTCATATTGCATGGTTCCGCCGCGATTTGCGCATCAGTGACAATGCTGCATTGACGCATGCCCTTAATCAAAAAATTCCAGTAGTTGCCCTTTATATCTTCGACGAAGCCGCGCCTATACGTCCCTTAGGAGGTGCGAGTAAATGGTGGCTACATCATAGCCTTTTATCTTTGGAATCGTCTCTGAAAACATTGGGTATTCCACTTTTGCTAAAAAATGGACGTGCCGATCATATTTTTAAGGAACTCATCGATGATTATGCGGTTACGAGCGTCACGTGGCAATTTCATCATGATCCAGGGATGCGTCTCAGAGATAAACAGGTAGCCGACTACTTACAGCAGCAAGGAATTCAAGCACAGATATTTCCTGGAAATACCTTATGGGATCCGGCTACCATTCTAACCAAACAAAAACACCCTTATGCCGTATTTACCCCTTTCTGGCATACATGCACGGCACAAGACCAGCCTCAATTTCCCCTCTCTGTTCCCGAAGCCCAAACACATACTATTGTCTTATCACATAGTGATCGGTTAGACGATTGGGCACTGGTTCCTTCCTCTCCTGATTGGGCTTGTGGGATAAAGACAATGTGGAATGTCGGCGAATCTGCTGCTCTTGCGCATGTGAAACACTTTATCTCTACAGCATTAAGCCATTATCATACGAATCGTGACATTCCTGGGATACAGGGCACCTCCCTCCTTTCACCGCACCTGCATTTTGGAGAAATAAGCGTTAATCAGGCCTGGCATGCCGTGCAGACAAACAGCATCTTACATCCTGACAATAAGCTTGGGGCAGATTGCTTTCTCAGAGAATTAGGCTGGCGTGAGTTTTGCGCTTATCTTTTATATCATCACCCACACCTTCTTGAGCAACCCTTCCAGAGAGGCTTTCAAACATTTCCCTGGAAAGACGACCCAGTAGCGTTTCGCGCTTGGAGCAGAGGGCTAACGGGTTATCCGATTGTCGACGCGGGGATGCGTCAATTATGGCAAACCGGCTGGATGCACAACCGCGTCAGAATGATCGTTGGTTCTTTTTTAACCAAGCATTTATTATTGCCCTGGCAACAAGGTGAAGCGTGGTTTTTTGATACGCTAGTAGATGCCGATCTTGCCAGTAATATCGGCGGGTGGCAATGGATTGCCGGTTGTGGCGCAGATGCGGCCCCCTATTTTCGTATTTTTAATCCGCAGTTACAAAGTGAACGATTTGATCCTCAGGGAACCTATATTAAAGCCTATCTCCCAGAACTTGCCAATCTCCCCGCCCCGTGGATTCATAAACCATGGGAAACTCCAGAATCGATTCTTAGACAAGCCGGAATAGAACTTGGAAAAACCTATCCACCACCTATAATAGAGCACTCCAAAGCACGGGATCGAGCAATGGCAGCCTATCAACAAATGAAACGGAGTTAA
- a CDS encoding DegQ family serine endoprotease, with product MFRTLAASISLSILVMFASVAQAAIPVAVIDKETPSLAPMLKTVLPAIVNISTSGMVVQKDNPLLDDPLFRYFLKDYDLDTLPKERRTQSIGSGVIINAAKGYVITNHHVIKDADQIFVVLKDKRKIKAKLIGSDEETDIAMLQITASDLTEIKIGNSDALSVGDFALAIGNPFGLGHTVTSGIVSALGRTGLGIEGYEDFIQTDASINPGNSGGALINLKGELVGINTAILAPNGGNIGIGFSIPINMVKQVMQQLLDKGSIQRGQLGIHIQDVTSDLADALNIKANEGALVAKVVEGSPAGKAGIKAGDVVTKFNGKAVNGSSELKNMVGFTPIGSVAEIEVLRDGQPKAFKIKIEKRPVAKKEVEVAKSIPALDGAKFSPLSSIHPLYSELKKGVVVVEVKKESSAWNAGIREDDVILAVNKQPISTVDDLIKIVKGSKNGILMHLRRGDAALYIVVK from the coding sequence ATGTTTCGTACGTTAGCTGCAAGTATCTCTTTGAGTATACTGGTTATGTTTGCCTCAGTGGCTCAAGCCGCGATCCCAGTGGCTGTCATTGATAAAGAAACACCATCACTGGCACCCATGTTAAAAACAGTATTGCCTGCGATTGTGAATATTTCGACGTCCGGCATGGTTGTTCAAAAAGATAATCCATTACTGGATGATCCGCTTTTTCGTTATTTCCTCAAAGATTATGATTTGGATACTCTTCCTAAAGAGCGCCGCACACAAAGTATTGGTTCTGGAGTCATCATTAATGCTGCAAAGGGATATGTGATTACCAATCATCACGTGATCAAAGATGCAGACCAGATTTTTGTCGTGCTGAAAGATAAACGCAAAATAAAAGCTAAATTAATTGGCTCCGATGAAGAAACCGATATTGCTATGTTGCAAATAACGGCAAGCGATCTAACGGAAATCAAAATCGGTAATTCGGATGCTCTATCTGTAGGCGACTTTGCTTTGGCTATTGGCAATCCGTTTGGATTGGGTCATACCGTAACGTCAGGTATTGTCAGCGCATTGGGACGCACAGGGCTTGGCATTGAAGGTTACGAAGATTTTATTCAAACCGATGCTTCCATTAATCCGGGTAATTCGGGTGGTGCACTGATTAACCTTAAGGGTGAATTGGTGGGTATTAATACCGCTATTCTTGCGCCAAATGGCGGGAATATTGGTATCGGATTTTCTATTCCGATCAATATGGTTAAACAGGTGATGCAGCAATTGCTTGATAAGGGATCAATTCAAAGAGGCCAGCTGGGTATCCATATCCAGGATGTGACGTCCGATTTAGCGGATGCGTTAAATATCAAGGCAAATGAAGGTGCGCTTGTTGCCAAAGTGGTAGAAGGAAGCCCTGCAGGAAAGGCTGGTATTAAAGCAGGCGATGTCGTCACTAAATTCAATGGCAAAGCAGTCAACGGGTCATCTGAATTAAAAAATATGGTTGGATTTACGCCGATTGGATCTGTTGCTGAAATTGAAGTATTGCGTGATGGTCAACCAAAAGCGTTTAAAATCAAAATCGAAAAACGTCCGGTTGCCAAGAAAGAAGTGGAAGTTGCTAAATCAATTCCTGCGTTAGATGGCGCTAAATTTTCGCCGCTTTCTTCAATCCATCCTCTTTACAGCGAATTGAAAAAAGGAGTTGTGGTGGTTGAGGTGAAAAAGGAAAGTTCTGCCTGGAATGCAGGCATTCGTGAAGACGATGTTATTCTTGCTGTTAATAAACAGCCTATTTCTACCGTTGACGATTTAATCAAAATTGTTAAAGGTTCTAAAAATGGTATATTAATGCACTTGCGCAGAGGCGATGCCGCACTGTATATTGTAGTTAAATAG
- a CDS encoding DUF4265 domain-containing protein translates to MIPGSDGSFRIIFELEIDEDGWPPVGTERIWATLVDEVTADDKYNTNAMTKKAIYRVDNIPFFIPLLAYKDLIEAEEKEGSLFFVKLVKRSQHSTVRIIFLETTIIEDVLSKLRALGCELEMAEMYKHLTTVDIPIDVSFLAVRTYLAELENNGLIDFQESLISEHHNKEIVN, encoded by the coding sequence ATGATCCCAGGAAGTGATGGTTCTTTTAGAATAATATTTGAGTTAGAAATCGATGAAGATGGATGGCCACCCGTTGGGACAGAAAGAATTTGGGCAACTCTTGTTGACGAAGTAACTGCAGATGATAAATATAATACTAACGCAATGACGAAAAAGGCTATCTATCGGGTTGATAATATTCCTTTCTTCATTCCTTTACTGGCATATAAAGATCTTATTGAAGCTGAAGAAAAAGAAGGCTCCCTTTTTTTTGTAAAACTCGTTAAGCGATCACAACATAGTACGGTTAGAATTATTTTTCTTGAAACAACCATTATTGAAGATGTTTTATCTAAATTAAGGGCTTTAGGATGTGAACTGGAAATGGCAGAAATGTATAAACATTTGACAACGGTTGATATTCCTATCGATGTATCATTTCTTGCGGTAAGGACTTACCTTGCTGAATTAGAAAATAATGGTCTAATCGATTTTCAAGAATCACTAATCTCAGAGCACCATAATAAGGAAATTGTGAATTAA
- a CDS encoding transposase, translating to MKKRYTEDQIIRILHEHESGTGTGDLCRKYGISSATFYKWKSKYGGLGVSEASRLKALDEENRRLKKLLAEAELDKAILKEALSKK from the coding sequence ATGAAAAAGCGTTACACGGAAGATCAAATCATTCGCATACTTCACGAGCATGAAAGCGGTACTGGAACAGGAGATTTATGCCGGAAATATGGGATAAGTTCAGCAACATTTTATAAATGGAAATCGAAGTACGGTGGGCTTGGTGTATCGGAAGCAAGCAGATTGAAGGCGCTTGATGAAGAGAACCGTCGTTTGAAGAAGCTTTTAGCTGAGGCTGAATTAGACAAAGCGATATTGAAGGAAGCCCTGTCAAAAAAGTGA